In one window of Microcaecilia unicolor chromosome 9, aMicUni1.1, whole genome shotgun sequence DNA:
- the FOS gene encoding proto-oncogene c-Fos, whose amino-acid sequence MMYQGFSDYDAASSRCSTASPAADSLTYYHSPADSFSSLGSPNAQDFCTDLVASSASFVPTVTAISTSPDLQWLVQPTVVSSVAPSQSRVHPYGIPVSSGSTCSRAGLLKTTGSRGQSFGRRGKVEQLSPEEEEKRRIRRERNKMAAAKCRNRRRELTDTLQAETDELEDEKSALQTEIANLMKEKEKLEFILAAHKPSCKIPDERGSFLPQASEPHGGLSPDPPAPLFLLQPDKLKAEPLDDLLPLLRPSTGATARSVPDVDLSSSFCAVEWEPLYSLGADLEPLSTPVVTCTPACTTYTSSFVFTYPDSASFPSCGTAHRRGSSSNEQSSDSLSSPTLLAL is encoded by the exons GCCGCAGACAGCCTCACTTACTACCACTCGCCAGCGGACTCTTTCTCCAGCCTGGGCTCGCCCAACGCACAG GACTTCTGCACTGATCTTGTCGCCAGCAGTGCCAGCTTTGTACCGACGGTCACTGCCATCTCCACTTCTCCAGATCTGCAATGGCTGGTCCAGCCCACGGTGGTTTCCTCGGTTGCTCCTTCCCAGAGCCGTGTCCACCCCTACGGGATCCCGGTGTCTTCGGGCAGCACCTGCTCCAGAGCTGGGCTACTCAAGACTACAGGAAGCAGAGGGCAAAGCTTCGGCAGGAGGGGCAAAGTTGAACAG CTGTCcccagaggaagaggagaaaaggAGGATCCGGAGAGAAAGGAATAAGATGGCAGCAGCTAAATGTCGCAACAGAAGGCGAGAGCTGACTGACACCTTACAAGCT GAAACTGATGAACTGGAAGATGAAAAGTCTGCCCTGCAAACAGAGATTGCCAACCTGATGAAGGAGAAAGAGAAGCTGGAATTTATCCTAGCAGCTCACAAGCCTTCCTGCAAAATCCCTGATGAACGCGGAAGCTTTCTGCCCCAGGCCTCGGAGCCCCATGGTGGCCTGTCCCCTGATCCTCCAGCACCACTCTTCCTCTTGCAGCCAGACAAGCTAAAGGCTGAGCCCTTAGATGACCTCCTGCCTCTGTTGAGGCCAAGCACTGGGGCGACTGCCCGCTCTGTGCCAGATGTGGACCTGAGCTCATCCTTCTGTGCTGTAGAGTGGGAGCCACTTTATTCACTGGGTGCAGACCTAGAGCCACTGAGCACTCCGGTGGTGACCTGCACCCCCGCCTGCACCACGTACACGTCTTCCTTTGTCTTCACATACCCGGACTCGGCATCTTTCCCAAGCTGTGGCACAGCACATCGACGGGGAAGCAGCAGCAATGAACAATCCTCTGATTCCCTCAGCTCGCCTACCCTGCTCGCCTTGTGA